One stretch of Ooceraea biroi isolate clonal line C1 chromosome 4, Obir_v5.4, whole genome shotgun sequence DNA includes these proteins:
- the LOC105286152 gene encoding monocarboxylate transporter 12, with protein MSTTTANKVDFLQEQVSDANKPLQNGRGCNKSEELQLEDINNDNNNDGTIEVEMIVPPDGGWGWVIVAASFMCNLFVDGIIFSFGVFLNDIANAFSVSKARVALVGSLQTGFYLMAGPFVSALANRYGFRRVAILGSAISSFAFVLSYFSTSIEFLYISYGVIGGIGAGLIYVPAVITTGFYFERWRALATGIAVCGSGIGAFLLAPISDILVKYYGWRGALLIQASMLLHCAIFGAMFRPLKPTRIKVKDIPETAALEVKTTLLGKGASTTSLHCVQPSSRSGFFGTNNNTEYPTAAELLGSSPNIVNASKSLHSLYKVQVETENEKKSTEKRLSVPIYPDLDTVNNEKIAEENNLLSGDLERLNGKVPTSRRHTISGRRIRTDSECSQRSLKMGKRNSRDPQRPFYRDDIFYEGSLNRLAHYRSQQSSVGYHMSVTRLPTAKDVAEEKSGSCYLCPESVRRILTTMLDLSLLKSPSFLILAISGGLTMMGFYTPFMYVPDRAIKANIDASTAMFLVSVIGIGNTIGRIVCGLVSSLPGVNALVINNIFISVGGLVTMFSGLSLSEGYQFFYAASFGLSISVFASLRSILVVDLLGLEKLTNAFGLLLLFQGVAAAVGAPVAGAFMDATGSYDASFYLSGSLILMSAVICYPLKRVNVWERQRDNQKNSTAVDLPIP; from the exons ATGTCGACAACAACGGCGAACAAAGTGGACTTCCTGCAAGAGCAGGTATCCGACGCGAACAAGCCACTGCAAAATGGTCGCGGCTGCAACAAGAGCGAAGAGCTGCAGCTCGAAGACATCAACAACGACAACAACAACGACGGA ACCATCGAAGTGGAAATGATTGTTCCACCTGACGGAGGATGGGGCTGGGTGATCGTCGCAGCCTCCTTTATGTGCAATCTCTTCGTTGACGGTATCATTTTCAGCTTTGGCGTATTTCTGAACGACATCGCAAATGCATTCTCCGTTTCGAAAGCGAGAGTCGCACTCGTCGGTTCGTTGCAGACTGGATTCTATCTGATGGCTG GTCCCTTCGTGTCCGCCTTGGCTAATCGATACGGTTTTAGGCGGGTGGCAATATTAGGAAGTGCGATAAGCAGCTTCGCTTTCGTCCTCTCGTACTTTAGTACTTCCATCGAATTCCTTTACATTTCTTACGGTGTAATCG GCGGTATCGGAGCAGGACTAATATACGTGCCGGCCGTGATAACCACCGGATTTTACTTCGAGAGATGGCGAGCATTGGCCACAGGTATTGCCGTGTGTGGTTCCGGTATCGGTGCGTTCTTGCTCGCTCCAATCTCAGATATCTTGGTGAAATATTATGGCTGGAGGGGAGCTCTGCTGATTCAAGCAA GCATGCTGTTACACTGCGCGATATTCGGTGCGATGTTCCGTCCTTTGAAACCAACGAGAATCAAGGTGAAGGATATTCCGGAAACTGCCGCGCTCGAGGTGAAAACCACGTTGTTGGGAAAGGGTGCGTCGACGACCTCGTTGCACTGCGTGCAGCCCAGCAGCAGAAGCGGTTTCTTTGGCACGAATAACAATACGGAATATCCGACGGCGGCGGAACTACTCGGCAGCAGCCCTAACATAGTCAA CGCATCCAAATCGCTGCATTCCTTGTACAAGGTGCAGGTAGAGACCGAGAACGAGAAGAAGAGCACGGAGAAACGGTTATCCGTGCCGATATATCCTGATTTGGACActgtaaataacgagaaaatagccGAGGAGAACAATCTGCTTAGCGGCGACTTGGAACGTCTCAACGGAAAAGTACCGACG AGTCGCAGACATACGATTAGCGGCAGGCGTATTCGAACGGATTCGGAATGTAGCCAAAGGTCTCTCAAAATGGGTAAGCGAAATTCTAGAGATCCGCAGAGACCATTCTACAGAGACGACATTTTTTACGAGGGCTCTCTGAACAGACTTGCTCATTACAGGTCACAG CAATCGTCGGTCGGTTATCACATGTCAGTGACGCGGTTGCCAACGGCAAAAGACGTGGCGGAAGAAAAAAGCGGAAGTTGCTACTTGTGTCCGGAAAGCGTACGCCGAATTCTGACCACAATGCTCGATCTCAGTCTCTTAAAAAGTCCGTCCTTCCTGATACTCGCGATTTCTGGCGGGCTTACTATGATGGGTTTCTATACACCCTTTATGTACGTGCCAG ATCGCGCCATAAAAGCTAACATCGATGCTTCCACGGCAATGTTCCTCGTTTCGGTGATCGGTATCGGCAATACCATCGGTCGTATCGTGTGTGGCTTAGTGAGCAGTTTGCCAGGAGTCAATGCTCTGGTCatcaacaatatatttatcagcGTCGGTGGTTTAGTCACCATGTTCTCTGGTCTTTCTTTGTCAGAAGGATATCAGTTCTTCTATGCAGCCAGTTTTGGTCTTAGTATAT CCGTGTTCGCGTCTCTGAGATCGATTCTCGTTGTGGATTTGTTGGGCTTGGAAAAACTGACAAATGCTTTTGGATTGCTCCTCCTGTTTCAAGGCGTGGCGGCGGCTGTGGGCGCGCCTGTTGCAG GTGCGTTTATGGATGCAACTGGGAGCTACGATGCGTCGTTCTATTTGTCTGGCAGCCTGATCCTCATGTCGGCTGTGATCTGTTATCCGTTGAAGAGGGTCAACGTGTGGGAGAGGCAAAGGGACAACCAGAAGAATTCAACTGCAGTGGATCTTCCAATACCCTGA